In one Rutidosis leptorrhynchoides isolate AG116_Rl617_1_P2 chromosome 8, CSIRO_AGI_Rlap_v1, whole genome shotgun sequence genomic region, the following are encoded:
- the LOC139862514 gene encoding uncharacterized protein, whose translation MERTPLTTLLIPNPLPPNLPCMDLVQGPRLEYLRLGVSLYEASIKRDWKAANAVLVEKPELVRYSITENGDTALHVAASAKGDPKLMVDFVNNLVGMMTNKDLELQNANYNTALYLAAAAGNVETVKIMMKRNRDLLTIIGAGETMLPLCAAALYGHYDAVKFIYKNSNLDDCCWTDQNRGWLFEICVDNDMFDIGLSIMEKQPEVANTGSTLQVLARKPKAFYIEKPHIISRFFILGTPKKETKALLLLREIWEDIVKKPKREINNILRGPPEPNNKQRKAWCVQVTRLQVLLSEHRQKLMVETNSILSRPLESSNQAIEIQNFITKYVEDLRNETQNIIQSVPLPVINQDNETFYGPAKELDNLISTHIVRIHEEIQDVIKRFQDDHDLNFELKMAIGDCVYNMDNESERIISNPRYSTYSSRVLFIAAEVGNVGFLIELLRQYPDLIWKVNDKNRTIFHIGVKHRHEDIYNLLYEIGSMKDMITPLKDHKGNNMLHLAGKIAKGNRLENATSGAALQMQRELVWFHEVESMVPPSYRYRNNEDGLTPYELFSKDHKDLVREGD comes from the exons ATGGAGAGGACTCCCCTAACGACTCTGCTAATCCCTAATCCACTTCCACCTAATCTGCCTTGTATGGATCTAGTTCAAG GACCCAGATTGGAATACCTCAGACTTGGTGTTTCTTTATACGAAGCATCAATCAAACGTGATTGGAAAGCTGCTAACGCCGTTCTAGTTGAGAAACCAGAGTTGGTGAGGTATAGTATAACTGAAAATGGAGATACTGCACTTCATGTAGCTGCATCCGCAAAAGGTGATCCCAAATTGATGGTAGATTTTGTGAATAATCTGGTTGGTATGATGACTAACAAAGACTTGGAGCTGCAAAATGCGAATTACAACACTGCCCTCTACTTAGCAGCTGCCGCTGGAAACGTTGAAACCGTTAAGATAATGATGAAAAGGAACAGGGACTTGCTGACAATCATTGGTGCTGGAGAGACTATGTTGCCATTGTGTGCGGCTGCCCTATATGGACATTATGATGCAGTCAAGTTCATTTACAAAAATTCCAATCTGGATGATTGTTGTTGGACAGATCAAAACCGTGGTTGGCTTTTTGAGATATGTGTGGACAACGACATGTTCG ATATCGGACTAAGTATAATGGAAAAGCAGCCTGAAGTTGCAAACACAGGAAGCACGCTTCAAGTTTTGGCTCGCAAACCTAAGGCCTTTTACATAGAAAAACCCCATATCATCTCGAGATTCTTCATTTTGG GAACTCCTAAAAAGGAAACAAAAGCATTGTTATTGCTAAGAGAGATTTGGGAGGACATCGTGAAGAAGCCCAAGAGAGAAATTAATAATATACTTAGGGGGCCACCTGAACCGAATAACAAACAGAGAAAGGCATGGTGCGTTCAAGTTACGCGACTACAAGTACTTTTATCTGAACATCGTCAAAAATTGATGGTTGAAACCAACAGCATACTGAGTAGGCCACTAGAATCGAGTAATCAAGCTATCGAGATACAAAATTTCATTACTAAATACGTTGAGGATTTGCGCAATGAAACCCAAAACATAATCCAAAGTGTCCCGCTTCCGGTGATAAATCAAGACAACGAGACATTTTATGGACCTGCAAAAGAACTAGACAACCTGATATCTACACATATTGTACGCATACATGAAGAAATCCAGGATGTTATCAAGAGATTTCAAGACGATCATGATTTAAATTTTGAATTAAAAATGGCCATTGGCGACTGTGTTTATAATATGGATAACGAAAGCGAGAGGATAATCTCAAATCCTCGATATAGCACATACTCGTCTCGGGTACTTTTCATTGCCGCCGAAGTAGGCAATGTTGGCTTTCTAATTGAGCTACTCCGTCAATATCCTGATCTCATATGGAAGGTAAATGATAAGAATCGAACTATCTTTCACATTGGTGTCAAGCATCGCCATGAAGATATCTACAACCTACTGTATGAAATAGGCTCAATGAAGGACATGATAACTCCTCTCAAAGACCACAAAGGTAACAATATGTTGCACTTAGCTGGGAAGATTGCCAAGGGAAATCGACTTGAGAATGCGACTTCAGGAGCAGCTTTACAAATGCAACGAGAACTAGTGTggttccat GAAGTGGAGTCTATGGTCCCTCCTTCTTATAGATATCGGAATAATGAAGATGGACTAACACCATATGAGTTATTCTCAAAAGACCATAAAGACCTGGTTCGTGAAG